The genomic DNA TTTGCGCTGGTCGATGTGGACTTTCTCAATGTGCCTCACaagctcctcctgctgctcgtACGCAGCACTGCAGTCAATCCAGCGACACACCTGCTTGTCGGCCAGTGCTCCTCCTCTGACTTCGTCCCGCTCTGGAGCGGTATGTGACCCATGAGGGCCTCCAGGGGTCGGTTTGAGTCCCAGGGAAGAGGTTGGTGCTGTGTGCTGGCTCTGGTGGTGGAGCAGGCCCCCAGGACTGGGCCCCACATATTGGTGCAGGTGGTAGGGCGGAGGCATAGCAGGGCGAGAGGGGTGGTGAGGGTGACGAAGGTGCCCGCTACGACCACCCatgtgatggtgatgatgatagTGGTGCTGAAAGAGTTCGTCTTCACTGGGAGAAAAATCATCAAGGGGCTCCTGCTTTAGAGTGGCCCCGGATCTTTGGCCCCCGTCCAAGAGCGCCCCAGCTTCGGCCCCTGGATGCAGGATCCCAGACATCAGGCCCCCACTTATCAGTAGCCCCAACCCGTCCgagcctcctgctcctcccacCACACCTCCCCCAGCTGTTCCTCCAGCCCCACGCCCCTGCAGCATGGAGCCCCGCTCCTCACACAGCCCCTGGCTCTGCCCCTGGCCCTGCTCCTGCTCCACTGATGACactgaagaggaggacgaggaggaggaggaggaaagggacAGCAGGCAGGTGGCAGGTGAAGACAGCTGACAGCTCTCCTGTAGCTTGGTCTGCTGGGGGCTACCGTGAGGTGGGGGCCTCTGGGGGGCTTCCCGTGAGCAGGAGTTAGAGGGTGGGGAtgtagaagaggaggaggaagaggaggaaaagccGGCACTGCTGGCGTGGCTAGGCGAGAGGTTAGTGCGGAACCCGTTAACGCAGGCAACCATCGACATCtgggaggaggagcagatgaTGGCGGTGATATTGAGCTCCTCGGACGCAGCGGCAGTAGCTGATGTGGAACCTGTGGCAGCAACGCTGCCAGCAGCGGCGGCGGACTGTGAGGCTAGGGACAGGCAGCGTCTCTTCAGACTGCTAGCACTGAGCAGCCGCGCTGAATGACGGGAGCCAGTTGGGGACAAAGCCAGTGGGGAGGAGCCAACTTCATTATTAAAGGGTTGCACTGCGTCCCCTGACACAGTACTACCAACACCGCTCACGGTGCATCCGCCTATACCGTTGTTGCTAACGTGCGGCGCTTCGACTATGTTGTCCCTTGTCGCTCCCAAAACTTGGCCTGCCCTACAGTTCTGAAACCCGGCCTGAGACGTGCTATGGTCCCTGGATGTGGTGCTTGAGATCTTGTAGCCCATTGAGTTCTCCTGTTTGATTGGGTAAGGGAGAGAGGAGTGAGTCCCGTTGGCATTGCCGCAGCCCAGGCTGGGTGAGGCCCCCGGCAGGGTCCTTTGGAAGGCCGAAGAGGATCTGTAAGGAGAAAAGGCACAGAAAGGAATATGAGCGCTATTAGCTGACAGGCTGATGACAGATACTGGCTGGTTGATCCTTCCCACCAGCAGCACTGTCAGAGTTTGGCCTCCTGCttacccctcctcctccaatcATTCTCTTACTTTATATGAAAATCATATGTGAGTCCAACCAcctaaaatatttaaatttagcCTCTCTTTCATTGTAAGGGACCTTCTGGAACAATAATTAACACTGTACACGACATGGTAAGGATTCAGTGACGTAAGGTAATGTTGGCCACCAAGTTATATCCACTGCTGATGAtctaaagtgtttttttatgaataaatgaaacagGATCTTCTGGTAGTGAGGGGATATGAATGGGCATTTATAACTAAGAATAGAGAAAGGGGGAGGGATGGATGGCTACTGAGACAGAGAGGCCACTGGCTACTGTGTCCATCTGACAGGCTTTGATGACACAAAGGGGTTAAACCCAACCCAACATTGGGGATAAATAGGGAGTCACCTGTTTTGGTGGCATAATTGCGGCCTATGAAGGGTCACCGTTTACAATACTGTGTATTATGGTGGGAATCTTTGCCCTGCTGAATGGGGAACCCAGGTCAGATTTCTCCATGCGTTGCTGTGATCTCCTACATAATCATTCCTGTCAGTTGGCTCATTATGGATTTTGTCCAAAGCCCTTGAGTGATGTGAGAAGAGCTCTTTTTTTTCCGGGCTGTCTCATGAAGGAATCGTCTTTGTCTCATTTCCCTCTGAGCACGCTGGGGGAAAAACagagctaacgctagctagggCTGGAGAGAGCCAGTGGCAGACTTTGTCATGGTTGTTGTTAATAAAGACTTGACTCCCCTCTCTTTCTATTCAGGATCGCTATTTCCTGTTTGGCTGTAGTGAAAATATTGAGAGACAATATGAAAGGACTGAATGTCTGTCAGTCGGCGGGAAAGTGAAAAGGGAAAGAACAGAGGAGGGGGAAGACAGAGAACAAAACCCCACAACAGAGAAATCGACTGGAAACTCAATCTGACTTGACCAACAGTAGTCAGAtatttcacaacaaaaaaaatcacattagtAACATAATAACATCGAAAAGTAACATAAATGTTATGCTCTGGACCCCTTCGGTGTGTTTTATGAGACTGGGTAAAGCTTTCCagctatatatgtgtgtattagATTCACAATAGCAGGGCTAATAGAAAACACATTGTACCTGCAAATTGTTAGTAAAGCTATACCCAGCAGGAAACATTCTGAACTGGAACAAGAACAAAACCATTCCAAAAAAGGCAATGATAGTGACAGTTTACCTGTTGTCTTGGTGAGGGCCGTCCTGCAGAAGGAGGTCGGGTGTGGGTCTGTCGCAGTGGAGGCTCTGGGTATAAAGCCCCCCTAAGTGACCCCCCACTAGCAGTGGCAAGCTCTGCCCACATCGCATCAGGGCGCCCTCAGCGTCACCCAGCACAGCGTCTACATCCTTCTCTGAGCAGTAGGCACCATTCGCTggaaagagaaaggagaaatATTACTAAACCCGGGTAAATCCGCATGAGGATATTAGAGTGTGTCTTAGCCAGCAGAGCAGTGACCCAGTGTCACTCTCAAATTAAGAACTGGCCACGCAGATTGGACTAAATGATCTACTGACTGTACTGGAAGAATAATCAGTTTATAGTGGGATCCATGCCATCACTGACATGTTGAAATCCTATTAGATTAGGAATATTCTCTTGAGGGATAACTGCTGGCTGCCACAATTGGAGTATCTAGTGATATATGGAGAGCTCTTTGGCAAAGTTTAACTGGTGACAGTAAGAATAACGCCAGAGAGATTTATTGCCAGATATTATTGCTGAAGTAATTGTACTCCAAATGGCAATGCGTCCATTTTGGAAAAATAAACTAGCTCAAATGAATGTTTCCGAAAGATCCAGCCAGTTAGAGTATGAGCGCTGAATCAATCAAGAATTTAAATTACATACTGTCCCTTTCAGTTTACCATCAGTTGTTCTAATGTTATACAATTAATCCTTTTGTAAAAACAGTGACCTcattaattgatttaattatttatcattttatttgtttaagtgCAGAATTATTTCTTTTGGGAAAAGTGTGGTGTAAATACTCAGTGATTTAATCTAGAaggggaaaagaaggaaaattgGTTCTGATTCTTGTAGACATTTCGTCTCTCATCTCAAAGGGCTAGATATTTAAGGTTTAATATCCATTTATAACAAATGAATGTGTTGTATCAGCAAATTACCTGTTTGGTGAGGAAGGAGCATGAGGAAAAAAGTGCTACTAATTTTAAATCTGCAATTTcttcatcaatatatatatatatatttttttttaacaagtgtgttttatttctcagaCACAATTTCCAGATAACTGAGCATATTTTtaggatttttgtttttgtcatcctTTTTATCGGACCAGTATGAATATACGATGTGAAATAAAGACTTTATAAATGTGACCAAAACCATAATAAAAgtaggaaagagagagatgaaggtGAACGAAGGGCCTCGGCGTATTAGGAAATATTTGTGAAAGGTAAACTGATATCCCCACTCACTCGTGTGTAGGCGGCCACGCGTCCCCTGTTCCAACTTTTCCTAACTCAATTTCTAAAATTCAATTTTCTCCTAACGATGTTATTGACAATGTTATCGCACACCATGAGCTATTATTAATAAAGTCACCCAAACACCCTGAATGTGAGAGAAAACATAAGAAAAGGAACtggaaatgaataaaaaggaTATAAGGagacaaaatgtaaaagtaGCGAGAGAAATAGCCagtaaaatgaagaaaaaaagacaaaaaaacaggagaaagatATTACAACATGAGTAACATAGGGTGAGGGAGAAACAGTAcaaaagagaaagggaggacGTGTTTAGGAAAATGGGAAAAAGGTTACAAGAACGAACAAAAGACGAGAAAAAACAATGGCACGTTGTGAACCATTTAACCTCTGTTTTCGGAACATCTTTTTACATATCCCTCCTACAGTTGATGTATGATTAGTCTCCTCTGCATTTGTCTTGTTACGGgtcacagcagaaacacaaaggaGCGTAGAAAAGGCCGAGTGAGCAATGCAAACGGCCCAGTATCACCAGGGGACCGTAGGAACAACGCTGGTTTCACTCAAAGCTGTTAACAGAAGGCAAAATGTCTTTCAGCTCTGGTCTGTTTTCAAGCAATACAAATCATTCTGTTTACCAAATTCTGGACTGTggtgtcttttttgttttatttctttctttttttttttactgcttaCTGGCTCACCAGTGTTTCTGTATGAACGTTTCAAGGCCTGCTGATGTGAAGCCAAGTGTTTCCCTGCCTCAAGTCAGGGGTAATTCAATCAGGATGGACAAAAGTGACATGAGTCAGGTTAAAGATGACTAACATCATCAGAGATCTTTTAATTAGGCCTTGACTGTCcgtatgcatgcacacaaaaacacaaacaaccaaataaaaGCAATGTCATCATAAAGCACTGGATGGATTGGCAGTCAGTCAATGAGGTCTTGACTGGATGCACAtgctctttctcacacacatatCACAGTCATCACCATATAAAACACAGACCCACACCAGGCGGCCCGGTAAATGTAACCCCAATTATGAGACGATGCTCTTTTAAAGCTTAACGCTCTGTTCCACAGGACAATGCTCGCCAGGAAAAGTCCACCACGTAAATGAGTTGGacacagagaaaagacagagatgCTCCCAGTACACGGATTACCTGTCCGCAAGGATTTTAACTAAAACAGACTGATAGTACAACCAAAGTTTTCCAGCATGACTATCTATGATATGTCATGTTTAAGAGCCTTCACAGCTTGAAATCACAGAACTGACTGGAAGttgaaattagttttttttttttaagtattttttttggccttttatggctttattgatagtacagctgaaaatatgacaggaagcagggtgagagagagagggggagtgacacgcagcaaagggacccgggtcgggagtcgaacccaggtccgctgcagagcctcggcacatgggacgtgcgctctaccaactgagctaaacggcgccccatgAGTTtggtttttaatgtattttgcaCTACATATACCTTGTATTAGGGCTGGATATTGAACCTGGACACTTTTTAGACATCAGTATGTAATATTGTACAATGCAATGTTTGAGATGGGTCTGTTAGGGTTGGGCCTACAGACAATGTCATTGCTGATGGCTAATAGTAATTGACTACTGAGTTTTGTGCCAATGTCCCATCATGATTTAAAAAGGCCTCCACCAGAGACCACAAAAAAATAGTGTCCCCCCTCAGAGTTGCCGTGAGGCAGGAGTTGTTGGTCTTCGTGACatgtgagggagagaaaaaaatgttttggctgCTCAATGTGCTTATGGTGCAGACACTTGGTTAGATTGGTGGCAGCAGCCGTAAGTTTGTTTCTTTCAatcatgttgttgttatttgtgttttcttagcttagcttcctcAGTATATCTAGCCATCTAACTTTTCTTCAAGCTTCCGAAGCTGAACAAAGCTAAGTTACAGACATGTCTTGTGGAAATGAGGACCCTTTTAAAGCCAGCGCTGGTTCTAAAACCAAAAGCCGTCAGATTCTATATTTTGTTTACTTATTCTGTGGTCAGATGGATCcgcattaaaatgaaaaagtttCTAGTTTAAAACAATTTTCCTTTTCGTTTTGTACGGCTGCTTTTGTACAATTTGGCAACTCAGTTCAGTATCCAACCCTATCCGGTATTGTCACAAATATCAAGGAACATATGCTCTTAGTGAACTTGTTAAGGAGAAGGCCAAGTTAAGGAATGTTGGATCAACAGACAGCCATGTTGACTAATATTATCAGCTTGGtttatcacagatatatcattATTGGCATTTATGTTGTTGAATATGCACCaatataaaacttttttttaagacCAAAATGCAGAATAATTGGAATAATATATCATTATAACCATAACCATATGATATAACCATATCATTTTCCAAATTGTTTTTAAGATGATTTTCTCTTGTCATGTTCTTTCCTAAGAAGTTACAAAAAACATctggaa from Sparus aurata chromosome 11, fSpaAur1.1, whole genome shotgun sequence includes the following:
- the glis1b gene encoding zinc finger protein GLIS1 isoform X2, whose amino-acid sequence is MQNPSALFGMVSHCQTPTFTDFTGLSLAVYGGKADICGRRSGSGGFGSQICRSSHDIPTHMSCGSPKRLNASEEKAHLSAKAPRSCLPLPPAQANGAYCSEKDVDAVLGDAEGALMRCGQSLPLLVGGHLGGLYTQSLHCDRPTPDLLLQDGPHQDNRSSSAFQRTLPGASPSLGCGNANGTHSSLPYPIKQENSMGYKISSTTSRDHSTSQAGFQNCRAGQVLGATRDNIVEAPHVSNNGIGGCTVSGVGSTVSGDAVQPFNNEVGSSPLALSPTGSRHSARLLSASSLKRRCLSLASQSAAAAGSVAATGSTSATAAASEELNITAIICSSSQMSMVACVNGFRTNLSPSHASSAGFSSSSSSSSTSPPSNSCSREAPQRPPPHGSPQQTKLQESCQLSSPATCLLSLSSSSSSSSSSVSSVEQEQGQGQSQGLCEERGSMLQGRGAGGTAGGGVVGGAGGSDGLGLLISGGLMSGILHPGAEAGALLDGGQRSGATLKQEPLDDFSPSEDELFQHHYHHHHHMGGRSGHLRHPHHPSRPAMPPPYHLHQYVGPSPGGLLHHQSQHTAPTSSLGLKPTPGGPHGSHTAPERDEVRGGALADKQVCRWIDCSAAYEQQEELVRHIEKVHIDQRKGEDFTCFWAGCIRRYKPFNARYKLLIHMRVHSGEKPNKCMFEGCNKAFSRLENLKIHLRSHTGEKPYLCQHPGCQKAFSNSSDRAKHQRTHLDTKPYACQIPGCTKRYTDPSSLRKHVKIHSAKEQQLRPCPHLEQDVLSDCLSMQHLQSSSSSQHLYNGKDGRSPGLGQDIFTGLYTGSSTPHHSASVELLSPTTNPTPSTSATDLPSRQHRLDRDLGSPHHLSPLAAMDGPRDGVTGTLLSPGMKGTGTPPPPSLEKQHVHHQHKPYSHYPHHQSANDEYQGSFQSCFHFGDSYRMEQTVGGVHVPGDSHAYTSHQHNGFHMSTSNAGNAGFSLTQDLQGSAGCQFSSSPEESVFFQAGSFDRSLSHMSSIYTET
- the glis1b gene encoding zinc finger protein GLIS1 isoform X1; translated protein: MQNPSALFGMVSHCQTPTFTDFTGLSLAVYGGKADICGRRSGSGGFGSQICRSSHDIPTHMSCGSPKRLNASEEKAHLSAKAPRSCLPLPPAQANGAYCSEKDVDAVLGDAEGALMRCGQSLPLLVGGHLGGLYTQSLHCDRPTPDLLLQDGPHQDNRSSSAFQRTLPGASPSLGCGNANGTHSSLPYPIKQENSMGYKISSTTSRDHSTSQAGFQNCRAGQVLGATRDNIVEAPHVSNNGIGGCTVSGVGSTVSGDAVQPFNNEVGSSPLALSPTGSRHSARLLSASSLKRRCLSLASQSAAAAGSVAATGSTSATAAASEELNITAIICSSSQMSMVACVNGFRTNLSPSHASSAGFSSSSSSSSTSPPSNSCSREAPQRPPPHGSPQQTKLQESCQLSSPATCLLSLSSSSSSSSSSVSSVEQEQGQGQSQGLCEERGSMLQGRGAGGTAGGGVVGGAGGSDGLGLLISGGLMSGILHPGAEAGALLDGGQRSGATLKQEPLDDFSPSEDELFQHHYHHHHHMGGRSGHLRHPHHPSRPAMPPPYHLHQYVGPSPGGLLHHQSQHTAPTSSLGLKPTPGGPHGSHTAPERDEVRGGALADKQVCRWIDCSAAYEQQEELVRHIEKVHIDQRKGEDFTCFWAGCIRRYKPFNARYKLLIHMRVHSGEKPNKCMFEGCNKAFSRLENLKIHLRSHTGEKPYLCQHPGCQKAFSNSSDRAKHQRTHLDTKPYACQIPGCTKRYTDPSSLRKHVKIHSAKEQQVRRKLRPCPHLEQDVLSDCLSMQHLQSSSSSQHLYNGKDGRSPGLGQDIFTGLYTGSSTPHHSASVELLSPTTNPTPSTSATDLPSRQHRLDRDLGSPHHLSPLAAMDGPRDGVTGTLLSPGMKGTGTPPPPSLEKQHVHHQHKPYSHYPHHQSANDEYQGSFQSCFHFGDSYRMEQTVGGVHVPGDSHAYTSHQHNGFHMSTSNAGNAGFSLTQDLQGSAGCQFSSSPEESVFFQAGSFDRSLSHMSSIYTET